TCGCCGTGATCGTGGAGAAGGAGCGGCGAACGCGTTAGTCGTGCTCAGGGACTCGCTTTGAGCCCCAAAGGCGTGGCGCGACTCCAGCTCTGCGCCACGGCAATACTCTTCTCGATCGGTGGAGCCGGCATCAAGGCCTGTGCCCTGACCAGCTGGCAGGTCGCCGGGTTCCGCTCGGGATTCGCGGCGCTCCTGATTCTCCTGGTCATCCCCGATTCACGCCGCGGCTGGACGTGGCGCACGACCCTGGTCGGGGCGTTGTACGCCGCCACGATGATCCTCTTCGTGCTGGCCAACAAGCTCACGACCTCGGCCAACACGATCTTCCTTCAGTCGACCGCCCCACTCTACGTTCTCCTGCTCGGCCCGTGGATTCTCAAGGAGAAGAACCGGCCGTCCGATCTGCTGGTGATGGTGATGGTCGCGCTGGGACTCGCGCTCTTCTTCGTGGGAAGCGAGGCTCCGCTCCGGACCGCGCCGGCGCCGCTTCGCGGAAACCTCCTCGCGATCGCGTCCGGGCTCATGTGGGCGCTCACCATGATGGGAATGCGCTGGCTGGGACGCGAGGAGCGGGTGGGCGGCGGAAGCGCGGCGCCCGCCGTGGCGGCCGGAAATATCATCGCGCTCTTGGTCTGCATGCCGTTCGCTCTTCCGGTGGTGGGCGCGCGACCGCTCGATTGGGGAATCGTGTTCGGGCTCGGCACGGTGCAGATCGGTCTCGCCTACGTGCTCCTGACGAAGGCGATTCGGTTCGTCCCGGCATTCGAGGCGATGGTCATTCTCCTCTTGGAGCCGGCGCTGAATCCGATCTGGGCGTGGCTCATCCACGGCGAGCGGCCCGGATCGCTGCGGCTTCTGGGCGGCGGAGTGATCCTGGCCGCGACCGGCCTCAAGACGTGGATGGATTCCCGAGGTAGCGCACCACGAGAACCGTGATGTCGTCGGCGGGCGGATGTCCCGCCGCGAAGAGGCGCGTGGCGTGCAGGACCTGTTCCAGGATCTCCTCGGGCGTGCGCCCAGCCCCGCGGGCGGCCAGGAC
The sequence above is a segment of the Candidatus Eisenbacteria bacterium genome. Coding sequences within it:
- a CDS encoding EamA/RhaT family transporter; amino-acid sequence: MSPKGVARLQLCATAILFSIGGAGIKACALTSWQVAGFRSGFAALLILLVIPDSRRGWTWRTTLVGALYAATMILFVLANKLTTSANTIFLQSTAPLYVLLLGPWILKEKNRPSDLLVMVMVALGLALFFVGSEAPLRTAPAPLRGNLLAIASGLMWALTMMGMRWLGREERVGGGSAAPAVAAGNIIALLVCMPFALPVVGARPLDWGIVFGLGTVQIGLAYVLLTKAIRFVPAFEAMVILLLEPALNPIWAWLIHGERPGSLRLLGGGVILAATGLKTWMDSRGSAPREP